The Lysobacter capsici genome has a segment encoding these proteins:
- a CDS encoding Nudix family hydrolase: protein MEPESRTPNPQSRVVHVVAGVIRDARGRILLARRTEGRDLAGLWEFPGGKCEPGETPQAALSRELHEELGIETEVGAQIICVPQAYPDKRLILDVREIRAWRGSARGLEGQALAWVPPHKLASYAMPPADRPVVAALGQPEHYLVTPEPGDSDDVWLAALSRSLAAGVRRVQLRAPGMAEERWQRLAAAAVKRCRAAKAEVLINGDQALAQQLGVGMHLRAAQLRGLRERPVAAELPLAASCHDADELRAAQQLGCDFVVVGSIKPTPSHPSVLGIGWEAFAALRESVSLPIYAIGGLEPGDLDEARRHGAQGIAAIRSLWATA from the coding sequence GTGGAACCCGAATCCCGAACCCCGAATCCCCAATCCAGGGTAGTGCACGTCGTCGCGGGCGTGATCCGCGACGCGCGCGGGCGCATCCTGCTCGCGCGCCGCACCGAAGGGCGCGATCTGGCCGGGCTGTGGGAATTTCCCGGCGGCAAGTGCGAGCCCGGCGAAACGCCGCAGGCGGCGTTGTCGCGCGAGCTGCACGAAGAGCTCGGCATCGAGACCGAGGTGGGCGCGCAGATCATCTGCGTGCCGCAGGCCTATCCCGACAAGCGGCTGATTCTGGACGTGCGCGAGATCCGCGCCTGGCGCGGCAGCGCGCGCGGCCTGGAAGGCCAGGCCCTGGCCTGGGTGCCGCCGCACAAGCTCGCCAGCTACGCGATGCCGCCGGCCGATCGGCCGGTGGTGGCGGCATTGGGGCAACCCGAGCATTACCTGGTCACCCCCGAGCCCGGCGACAGCGACGATGTCTGGCTGGCGGCGCTGTCGCGCTCGCTGGCCGCCGGTGTGCGGCGCGTGCAGCTGCGCGCGCCCGGCATGGCCGAAGAGCGCTGGCAGCGTCTGGCGGCCGCCGCGGTCAAGCGTTGCCGGGCCGCCAAGGCCGAGGTGCTGATCAATGGCGATCAGGCCTTGGCGCAGCAGCTGGGGGTCGGCATGCATCTGCGCGCCGCGCAACTGCGCGGGTTGCGCGAACGTCCCGTCGCCGCCGAACTGCCGCTGGCCGCGTCCTGCCACGACGCCGATGAGCTGCGCGCGGCGCAGCAACTGGGCTGCGATTTCGTCGTGGTCGGATCGATCAAGCCCACGCCCAGCCACCCGAGCGTGCTGGGAATCGGCTGGGAGGCCTTCGCGGCGCTGCGCGAGTCGGTGTCGCTGCCGATCTATGCGATCGGCGGATTGGAGCCGGGCGATCTGGACGAAGCCCGCCGGCATGGCGCGCAGGGCATCGCCGCGATCCGCAGTCTGTGGGCGACGGCCTGA
- the secA gene encoding preprotein translocase subunit SecA, giving the protein MLNSLLTRVFGSRNDRLLRQLQRSVVKINALEPEMEKLSDAQLQAKTPEFQQRIAAGETLDKLLPEAFAVCREASKRVLGMRHYDVQLIGGMVLHLGKIAEMRTGEGKTLVGTLPVYLNALEGKGVHVVTVNDYLARRDSAWMGKLYNWLGLSVGVVYPGMQHSDKHAAYASDITYGTNNEFGFDYLRDNMALSKDDRFQRGLHYAIVDEVDSILIDEARTPLIISGPADESPELYIKVNRIVPSLTRQEKEDGDGDYWVDEKGKQVYLSEAGQEHAEELLRKAGILSEDDDSLYAGHNISVVHHLNAALRAHAIYQRDVDYIVRDGEVVIVDEFTGRTLQGRRWSDGLHQAVEAKEGVPVQRENQTLASITFQNLFRMYKKLSGMTGTADTEAYEFQSIYGLEVIVIPTNRPMQRKDHSDQVFLNRAGKYRAVLGEIKAAHERGQPVLVGTTSIEVSEMLSQQLTEAGVAHEVLNAKQHEREANIIAQAGRPGAITIATNMAGRGTDIVLGGSLESELAELAAQNNGEPIDEVTHKRLKAAWQERHDAVKASGGLHIVGTERHESRRIDNQLRGRAGRQGDPGSSRFYLSLEDNLMRIFAADWVQRVMARMGLKEDDIIESPLVTKQIANAQRKVEAHNFDIRKNLLDFDDVNNDQRKVIYGQRDELLEAESVNENVEGIRGDVVADMVQRHVPANSVDEQWDLPGLEATIAQEFNVQVPLVEMASKAEELDAESIAAKVQDAVAEHFAAREVQLGSETMRMLEKHIMLNVLDQNWKEHLARMDYLRQGIHLRGYAQKQPKQEYKKEAFELFSEMLDKVKREVVTLLARVRIQSEEEVAALEAQERAQAEAQLQQMQFQHASAGGFGADEEAAEVSEEAFANVGRNDPCPCGSGKKYKHCHGQLG; this is encoded by the coding sequence ATGCTCAACAGCTTGCTTACCCGCGTTTTCGGCAGCCGCAACGATCGCCTGCTGCGTCAACTGCAACGATCCGTCGTCAAGATCAATGCGCTCGAGCCGGAGATGGAAAAACTCTCCGATGCGCAGCTGCAGGCCAAGACTCCGGAGTTCCAGCAGCGCATCGCCGCCGGCGAGACGCTCGACAAGCTGCTGCCGGAGGCGTTCGCGGTCTGCCGCGAAGCGTCCAAGCGTGTGCTCGGCATGCGTCACTACGACGTGCAGCTGATCGGCGGCATGGTCCTGCACCTGGGCAAGATCGCCGAAATGCGCACCGGCGAGGGCAAGACCCTGGTCGGCACGCTGCCGGTGTATCTCAACGCGCTCGAAGGCAAGGGCGTGCACGTGGTCACCGTCAACGATTACCTGGCGCGGCGCGACTCGGCGTGGATGGGCAAGCTGTACAACTGGCTCGGCCTGAGCGTCGGCGTGGTGTACCCGGGCATGCAGCACAGCGACAAGCATGCCGCCTACGCCAGCGACATCACCTACGGCACCAACAACGAATTCGGCTTCGACTACCTGCGCGACAACATGGCGCTGTCGAAGGACGACCGGTTCCAGCGCGGCCTGCATTACGCGATCGTCGACGAAGTCGACTCGATCCTGATCGACGAAGCGCGCACCCCGTTGATCATTTCCGGCCCGGCCGACGAATCGCCTGAGCTGTACATCAAGGTCAACCGCATCGTCCCCTCGCTGACCCGTCAGGAAAAGGAAGACGGCGACGGCGATTACTGGGTCGACGAGAAGGGCAAGCAGGTCTATCTGTCGGAAGCCGGCCAGGAACACGCCGAGGAACTGCTGCGCAAGGCCGGCATCCTGTCGGAAGACGACGATTCGCTGTACGCCGGCCACAACATCTCGGTCGTGCATCACCTCAACGCGGCGCTGCGCGCGCATGCGATCTATCAGCGTGACGTCGATTACATCGTGCGCGACGGCGAAGTGGTGATCGTCGACGAATTCACCGGCCGCACCCTGCAGGGTCGCCGCTGGTCCGACGGCCTGCATCAGGCGGTCGAAGCGAAGGAAGGCGTGCCGGTCCAGCGCGAGAACCAGACGCTGGCCTCGATCACCTTCCAGAACCTGTTCCGCATGTACAAGAAGCTGTCCGGCATGACCGGTACGGCCGACACCGAAGCCTACGAATTCCAGAGCATCTACGGCCTGGAAGTGATCGTGATCCCGACCAACCGGCCGATGCAGCGCAAGGATCACTCCGACCAGGTGTTCCTCAACCGCGCGGGCAAGTACCGCGCGGTGCTCGGCGAGATCAAGGCCGCGCACGAACGCGGTCAGCCGGTGCTGGTCGGCACGACCTCGATCGAAGTGTCGGAGATGCTCAGCCAGCAGCTCACCGAGGCCGGCGTCGCGCACGAAGTGCTCAACGCCAAGCAGCACGAGCGCGAGGCGAACATCATCGCCCAGGCCGGCCGTCCGGGCGCGATCACCATCGCCACCAACATGGCCGGTCGCGGCACCGACATCGTGCTCGGCGGTTCGCTGGAAAGCGAACTGGCCGAACTGGCCGCGCAGAACAACGGCGAGCCGATCGACGAAGTCACCCACAAGCGCCTGAAGGCGGCATGGCAGGAGCGTCACGATGCGGTCAAGGCCTCCGGCGGCCTGCACATCGTCGGCACCGAGCGCCACGAATCGCGCCGCATCGACAATCAGCTGCGCGGCCGCGCCGGCCGTCAGGGCGACCCGGGTTCCTCGCGCTTCTACCTGTCGCTCGAAGACAACCTGATGCGCATCTTCGCGGCCGACTGGGTGCAGCGCGTGATGGCGCGCATGGGCCTGAAGGAAGACGACATCATCGAAAGCCCGCTGGTGACCAAGCAGATCGCCAACGCGCAGCGCAAGGTCGAAGCGCACAACTTCGACATCCGCAAGAACCTGCTGGATTTCGACGACGTCAACAACGACCAGCGCAAGGTGATCTACGGCCAGCGCGACGAGTTGCTGGAAGCCGAAAGCGTCAACGAGAACGTCGAGGGCATCCGCGGCGACGTGGTCGCCGATATGGTCCAGCGCCACGTGCCGGCCAATTCGGTCGACGAGCAGTGGGACCTGCCGGGCCTGGAAGCGACCATCGCCCAGGAATTCAACGTGCAGGTGCCGCTGGTGGAGATGGCGAGCAAGGCCGAGGAACTCGACGCCGAGTCGATCGCCGCCAAGGTCCAGGACGCGGTCGCCGAGCATTTCGCCGCGCGCGAGGTCCAGCTCGGCAGCGAAACCATGCGCATGCTCGAAAAGCACATCATGCTCAACGTGCTCGACCAGAACTGGAAGGAGCATCTGGCGCGCATGGACTACCTGCGCCAGGGCATCCACCTGCGCGGCTATGCGCAGAAGCAGCCCAAGCAGGAATACAAGAAGGAAGCCTTCGAGCTGTTCTCGGAGATGCTCGACAAGGTCAAGCGCGAAGTCGTGACCCTGCTGGCGCGCGTGCGCATCCAGAGCGAAGAGGAAGTCGCCGCCCTGGAAGCGCAGGAGCGCGCCCAGGCCGAAGCGCAGCTGCAGCAGATGCAGTTCCAGCATGCGAGCGCCGGCGGTTTCGGCGCCGACGAGGAAGCCGCGGAAGTGTCCGAGGAAGCCTTCGCCAATGTCGGCCGCAACGATCCTTGCCCCTGCGGCAGCGGCAAGAAGTACAAGCATTGCCATGGGCAGTTGGGCTGA
- a CDS encoding M23 family metallopeptidase translates to MTYQSIVNNTRARLDHLLQQAGRIGARRPALAMALLLGTGVAVGAGAGLADNRMLRAELAQQHAQIAATKLDAQREINALAARMGELQAEANRLNALGERLTRIGQLQDGEFDFDKPVGVGGAGPVRDMAKPELNAGMDKLASQFKASGEQLSVLESLLFNRQIDMNAVPSRAPIANSYITSGFGGRADPFNGGAAFHKGIDFEADVGDPVLAVADGVVSYSGVRSGYGNVVEIDHGNGYVTRYAHNSRLLMKVGELVRAGQEIAKAGSSGRSTGAHVHFEVWESGRVVNPVKFLNQQSPLKG, encoded by the coding sequence ATGACCTATCAATCCATCGTAAACAACACGCGCGCCAGGCTGGATCATCTGCTCCAGCAGGCCGGCCGGATCGGCGCCCGCCGTCCCGCCCTCGCCATGGCGCTGCTGCTCGGCACCGGTGTCGCCGTCGGTGCCGGCGCCGGCCTCGCCGACAACCGCATGCTACGCGCCGAACTGGCCCAGCAACACGCGCAGATCGCCGCCACCAAGCTCGACGCGCAACGCGAGATCAACGCCCTGGCCGCGCGCATGGGCGAATTGCAGGCCGAGGCCAACCGCCTCAATGCGCTCGGCGAACGCCTGACCCGCATCGGCCAGCTGCAGGACGGCGAATTCGATTTCGACAAGCCGGTCGGCGTCGGTGGCGCCGGTCCGGTCCGCGACATGGCCAAGCCCGAGCTCAACGCCGGCATGGACAAGCTCGCCAGCCAGTTCAAGGCCTCCGGCGAACAGCTCTCGGTGCTCGAGTCGCTGCTGTTCAACCGCCAGATCGACATGAACGCGGTGCCTTCGCGCGCCCCGATCGCCAACAGCTACATCACCTCCGGCTTCGGCGGTCGCGCCGATCCGTTCAACGGCGGCGCCGCCTTCCACAAGGGCATCGATTTCGAAGCCGACGTCGGCGACCCGGTCCTGGCCGTGGCCGACGGCGTGGTCAGCTACTCCGGCGTGCGCTCGGGCTACGGCAACGTGGTCGAGATCGATCACGGCAACGGCTACGTGACCCGTTACGCGCACAACTCGCGCCTGCTGATGAAGGTCGGCGAGCTGGTGCGCGCGGGCCAGGAGATCGCCAAGGCCGGTTCCAGCGGCCGTTCCACCGGCGCCCACGTGCATTTCGAGGTCTGGGAAAGCGGCCGGGTGGTCAATCCGGTCAAGTTCCTCAACCAGCAGTCGCCGCTGAAGGGGTGA
- a CDS encoding DUF721 domain-containing protein: MSDYKPKPKSPPRKSSTPRIAMDALLEDPAGNNPIRRALWLEGLDRRLRPYLPPSLAAHARLANFERGRLVFVVDAPVWRAKLRLAAPELLDAARSIGLDAAEFVVKTTIPNPVAAPVRKAKPMSAATLMSLQAALASLKKPDPSGSSDAG; this comes from the coding sequence ATGTCTGATTACAAGCCCAAGCCGAAGTCGCCGCCGCGAAAGTCCTCGACGCCGCGCATCGCCATGGATGCCTTGCTCGAAGATCCCGCTGGCAACAACCCCATCCGACGAGCGCTGTGGCTCGAAGGACTGGACCGTCGGTTACGCCCCTACCTGCCGCCTTCGCTCGCCGCGCATGCGCGGCTGGCCAACTTCGAACGCGGCAGGCTCGTGTTTGTCGTCGACGCTCCGGTGTGGCGGGCCAAACTGCGGCTCGCGGCGCCGGAACTGCTCGACGCAGCCCGATCCATCGGACTGGACGCGGCCGAATTCGTCGTCAAGACGACGATCCCGAACCCGGTGGCAGCACCGGTACGGAAGGCCAAACCCATGTCGGCCGCGACGCTCATGTCGCTGCAGGCCGCGCTGGCATCGTTGAAGAAACCCGATCCGTCGGGGTCCAGCGATGCCGGCTGA
- the lpxC gene encoding UDP-3-O-acyl-N-acetylglucosamine deacetylase — protein sequence MLRQRTLKNVIRATGVGLHSGDKVFLTLRPAPVDTGIVFRRTDLDPVVEMPARADLVTETTLCTGLTYGVGKVMTVEHLLSAMAGLGIDNCIVELSAPEVPIMDGSAGPFVFLLQSAGIAEQDAPKRFIRIKHPVEVREGDKVARFEPFEGFRLGFTVVFDHPAIPASQSRAEVQFSTENYIREVSRARTFGFMRDLEYMRERNLGLGGSMDNAIVLDEFRVLNDDGLRYADEFVRHKILDAVGDLYLAGHAIIGAYEGYKSGHALNNKLVRALLAERSAWELVSYSGSEPVPVAYGEPALA from the coding sequence ATGCTGCGTCAGCGCACTCTCAAGAACGTGATCCGCGCCACCGGCGTGGGCCTGCACAGCGGCGACAAGGTGTTCCTCACCCTGCGCCCGGCCCCGGTGGACACCGGCATCGTGTTTCGCCGCACCGACCTCGACCCCGTGGTCGAGATGCCCGCGCGCGCCGATCTGGTTACCGAAACCACCCTGTGCACCGGCCTGACCTACGGCGTCGGCAAGGTCATGACGGTCGAGCATCTGCTCTCGGCCATGGCCGGCCTGGGCATCGACAACTGCATCGTCGAGCTGTCCGCGCCGGAAGTGCCGATCATGGACGGCTCGGCCGGTCCGTTCGTATTCCTGCTGCAGTCCGCCGGCATCGCCGAGCAGGACGCGCCGAAGCGTTTCATCCGCATCAAGCATCCGGTGGAAGTGCGCGAAGGCGACAAGGTCGCGCGTTTCGAGCCGTTCGAGGGCTTCCGCCTGGGCTTCACCGTGGTCTTCGACCATCCGGCGATCCCGGCCTCGCAGTCGCGCGCGGAAGTGCAGTTCTCCACCGAAAACTACATCCGCGAAGTCAGCCGCGCGCGCACCTTCGGTTTCATGCGCGACCTGGAATACATGCGCGAGCGCAACCTCGGCCTGGGCGGCTCGATGGACAACGCGATCGTGCTCGACGAATTCCGCGTGCTCAACGACGACGGCCTGCGTTACGCCGACGAATTCGTCCGTCACAAGATCCTCGATGCGGTCGGCGACCTGTACCTCGCCGGCCACGCCATCATCGGCGCCTACGAGGGCTACAAGTCCGGCCATGCGCTCAACAACAAGCTGGTGCGCGCCCTGCTGGCCGAGCGTTCGGCCTGGGAACTGGTCAGCTACAGCGGCTCCGAGCCGGTTCCGGTCGCTTACGGCGAGCCCGCGCTGGCCTAG
- the ftsZ gene encoding cell division protein FtsZ: MAHFELVEKMAPNAVIKVVGVGGGGGNAVAHMVSGNVDGVEFITANTDAQAIKNCGAKLQLQLGSNVTKGLGAGANPEVGRQAALEDRERIMDALTGADMVFITAGMGGGTGTGAAPVVAQLAKEMGILTVAVVTKPFPFEGRRRMQVALKGIEELSHHCDSLITIPNEKLITVLGRNATMIQAFRAANDVLLGAVQGIADLIVRPGLINVDFADVRTVMSEMGLAMMGTGAARGDDRAQAAAESAIQNPLLDDVNLAGANGILVNITAGPDFTMAEFDEVGRTIEGFASEDATVVIGTVLDPDMQDEVRVTVVATGLNRVATKQSVRGSGYERESQRAPIQLVRNATTGQPEFGAMDDVGHAPMPSFGGSLRGSSRQEPTGPAVADFGSDNSYLDIPAFLRRQAD; this comes from the coding sequence ATGGCACATTTCGAACTGGTTGAAAAAATGGCCCCGAACGCGGTCATCAAGGTCGTTGGCGTGGGCGGCGGCGGCGGCAACGCCGTGGCGCACATGGTCAGCGGTAATGTCGATGGCGTGGAATTCATCACCGCCAATACCGACGCGCAGGCGATCAAGAACTGCGGCGCCAAGCTGCAGCTGCAGCTCGGCAGCAATGTCACCAAGGGCCTGGGCGCCGGCGCGAATCCGGAAGTCGGCCGTCAGGCGGCGCTGGAAGATCGCGAACGCATCATGGACGCGCTGACCGGCGCCGACATGGTGTTCATCACCGCCGGCATGGGCGGCGGCACCGGCACCGGCGCCGCGCCGGTGGTGGCTCAGCTCGCCAAAGAGATGGGCATCCTGACCGTGGCCGTGGTCACCAAGCCGTTCCCGTTCGAAGGCCGCCGCCGCATGCAGGTCGCGCTCAAGGGCATCGAGGAGCTGTCGCACCACTGCGATTCGCTGATCACGATCCCCAACGAGAAGCTGATCACCGTGCTCGGCCGCAACGCGACCATGATCCAGGCCTTCCGCGCCGCCAACGACGTGCTGCTCGGCGCGGTGCAGGGCATCGCCGATCTGATCGTGCGCCCGGGTTTGATCAACGTCGACTTCGCCGACGTGCGCACGGTCATGAGCGAGATGGGTCTGGCGATGATGGGCACCGGTGCCGCGCGCGGCGACGATCGCGCCCAGGCCGCGGCCGAGTCGGCGATCCAGAACCCGCTGCTCGACGACGTCAACCTGGCCGGCGCCAACGGCATCCTGGTCAACATCACCGCCGGCCCGGACTTCACCATGGCCGAGTTCGACGAAGTGGGCCGCACCATCGAAGGCTTCGCTTCCGAGGACGCGACCGTGGTCATCGGCACCGTGCTCGATCCGGACATGCAGGACGAAGTCCGCGTCACCGTGGTCGCCACCGGCCTCAACCGCGTGGCCACCAAGCAGTCGGTGCGCGGTTCGGGTTACGAGCGCGAATCGCAGCGCGCGCCGATCCAGCTGGTGCGCAACGCGACCACCGGTCAGCCCGAGTTCGGCGCGATGGACGACGTCGGCCATGCGCCGATGCCGAGCTTCGGCGGCAGCCTGCGCGGCAGCTCGCGCCAGGAACCGACCGGCCCGGCCGTGGCCGATTTCGGCAGCGACAACAGCTACCTGGATATCCCGGCGTTCCTGCGCCGCCAGGCGGACTGA
- the ftsA gene encoding cell division protein FtsA → MNRKGDKSLIVGLDIGTSKVVALVGEYSPGNPIEVIGIGSHESRGLKRGVVVDIESTVQSIQRAIEEAELMAGCEIRSVYASISGNHIQCRNSQGIAPIRDGEVTYGDLDRVLEAAKAVAIPADQKILHAIPRDYVLDDSQEGIRNPVGMTGVRLEVHAHLVVCAQSAAANISKCVQRCGLQVDDLILGVLASSNAVLTNDERELGVVLVDIGAGTTDISVFVQGAIAHSASLPIAGDKVTEDIAHMLRTPTPEAEQIKVRYACALAQMATAEESIQVPSVGDRPPRRMPRHSLAQAVQARYEEIFEMIQAELRRSGFEHHVRAGMVLTGGAAKMEGVVELAEEMLQMPVRVGIPQHVTGLGEVVGNPVHATGVGLLLMGSQIENPRRPVISTGRAGSFFNKIKNWYRGEF, encoded by the coding sequence ATGAACCGCAAAGGCGACAAGTCGCTGATCGTTGGCCTCGACATCGGCACCTCCAAGGTGGTGGCGCTGGTGGGCGAGTATTCGCCTGGCAACCCCATCGAGGTGATCGGCATCGGCTCGCACGAATCGCGCGGGCTCAAGCGCGGCGTGGTCGTGGATATCGAATCGACCGTGCAGTCGATCCAGCGCGCGATCGAGGAAGCCGAGCTGATGGCCGGCTGCGAAATCCGCTCGGTCTACGCTTCGATTTCCGGCAATCACATCCAGTGCCGCAACTCGCAGGGCATCGCCCCGATCCGCGACGGCGAGGTCACCTACGGCGATCTCGACCGGGTGCTGGAAGCGGCCAAGGCGGTGGCGATACCGGCCGACCAGAAGATCCTGCACGCGATCCCGCGCGACTACGTGCTCGACGATTCGCAGGAAGGCATCCGCAATCCGGTCGGCATGACCGGCGTGCGCCTGGAGGTGCATGCGCATCTGGTGGTGTGCGCGCAGTCGGCCGCGGCCAACATCAGCAAGTGCGTGCAGCGCTGCGGCTTGCAGGTCGACGATCTGATTCTCGGCGTGCTGGCTTCCAGCAACGCCGTGCTGACCAACGACGAGCGCGAACTGGGCGTGGTGCTGGTCGATATCGGCGCGGGCACCACCGATATTTCGGTGTTCGTGCAGGGCGCGATCGCGCACAGCGCGTCGTTGCCGATCGCCGGCGACAAGGTCACCGAAGACATCGCCCACATGCTGCGCACGCCCACGCCGGAAGCCGAACAGATCAAGGTGCGTTACGCCTGCGCGCTGGCGCAGATGGCGACCGCCGAGGAATCGATCCAGGTGCCCAGCGTCGGCGATCGTCCGCCGCGGCGCATGCCGCGTCACTCGCTGGCGCAGGCGGTGCAGGCGCGCTACGAGGAAATCTTCGAAATGATCCAGGCCGAACTGCGCCGTTCGGGCTTCGAGCATCACGTCCGCGCCGGCATGGTCCTGACCGGCGGCGCGGCCAAGATGGAAGGCGTGGTCGAACTGGCCGAGGAAATGCTGCAGATGCCGGTGCGCGTGGGCATTCCGCAGCACGTCACCGGCCTGGGCGAAGTGGTCGGCAACCCGGTTCACGCCACCGGCGTGGGTCTGTTGCTGATGGGCAGCCAGATCGAAAACCCGCGTCGCCCGGTGATCTCCACCGGCCGCGCCGGCAGTTTCTTCAACAAGATCAAGAACTGGTATCGCGGCGAGTTTTGA
- a CDS encoding D-alanine--D-alanine ligase translates to MSSQFAPLRVTDPAVFGRVAVLMGGTSAEREVSLDSGRGVLEALRSRGVDAFAVDGIPALIEAIRVGSVDRVFNILHGNKGGGEDGVLQGVLEAFGVPYTGSDVLGSALAMDKIRTKQVWMSAGLPTPRYRRIAKGDDVHAAAKAIGLPVIIKPSSEGSSVGVSRVLKDADIDEAVELAARYPGEMLMEQMVIGDELTVAVLINGEGYTALPSIRIVPKGEWYDYHAKYIADDTQYLCPGLEGVDEAEIRRMAMEAFVAAGCKGWGRVDVMRDRDSGQMYLIEVNTAPGMTSHSLVPKAARQVGIEYDELCWRVLEATVQGGATA, encoded by the coding sequence GTGAGTTCGCAGTTTGCCCCGCTCCGCGTCACCGATCCGGCCGTGTTCGGCCGCGTCGCCGTGCTGATGGGCGGCACCAGCGCCGAGCGCGAGGTGTCGCTGGATTCCGGCCGCGGCGTGCTCGAAGCGCTGCGCTCGCGCGGCGTGGACGCGTTCGCGGTCGACGGCATTCCGGCGTTGATCGAAGCCATTCGCGTGGGCAGCGTCGACCGCGTGTTCAACATCCTGCACGGCAATAAGGGCGGCGGCGAAGACGGCGTGCTGCAGGGCGTGCTCGAAGCGTTCGGCGTTCCCTACACCGGCTCGGACGTGCTCGGCTCGGCGCTGGCGATGGACAAGATCCGCACCAAGCAGGTGTGGATGTCGGCCGGCCTGCCGACCCCGCGCTATCGCCGCATCGCCAAGGGCGACGACGTGCATGCCGCGGCGAAGGCGATCGGCCTGCCGGTGATCATCAAGCCGTCCAGCGAAGGCTCCAGCGTCGGCGTGTCGCGCGTGCTCAAGGACGCCGACATCGACGAAGCGGTCGAACTGGCCGCGCGCTATCCCGGCGAAATGCTGATGGAGCAGATGGTGATCGGCGACGAGCTCACCGTCGCGGTGCTGATCAACGGCGAGGGCTACACCGCGCTGCCGTCGATCCGGATCGTGCCCAAGGGCGAGTGGTACGACTACCACGCCAAGTACATCGCCGATGACACCCAGTACCTGTGTCCGGGCCTGGAAGGCGTCGACGAGGCCGAAATCCGGCGCATGGCGATGGAAGCCTTCGTCGCCGCCGGTTGCAAGGGCTGGGGCCGGGTCGACGTGATGCGCGACCGCGACAGCGGCCAGATGTATCTGATCGAGGTCAACACCGCGCCGGGCATGACCAGCCATTCGCTGGTGCCCAAGGCCGCGCGTCAGGTCGGGATCGAATACGACGAGCTGTGCTGGCGCGTGCTCGAGGCGACCGTGCAAGGAGGTGCGACGGCGTGA